In one window of Flavobacterium ginsengisoli DNA:
- a CDS encoding DUF4249 domain-containing protein, whose protein sequence is MKNHNLYKIIILLVTAIVINGCTEAYPLVTNRFEDVLIVEANLTNELKNQEVKLTKSARFEDENYLPESGAEVFITDDAGNKYNFSENSDKYVSDIEFQAVPNTKYQLHINTKDGRSFASSPEILTTITPIQSVVAAIEQKDDINGVGIRVNSFDPTATSTYYRFEYEETYKVVAPKWSPTKLVWNGGPTFEPNSVDTKVCYGSNKSIGFMLLNTNKLKEDRVDYRIRFISDQDYIITTRYSILVKQYVESLATYNYYNTLNKTAVSGGTITSPTQPGLLLGNLRSINGDSKISGYFDVCSVSTERIYFNYADLFPGKFPPPYAVDCTQFCYEKEAYNPVPCTHCCHYLDDLPRGIITYYSGDGIKSLETYWVDAPCGDCTKIASNIKPPFLGRLIKNYLFF, encoded by the coding sequence ATGAAAAATCACAATCTATATAAGATTATTATTTTACTTGTTACTGCTATTGTAATTAATGGCTGTACAGAAGCATATCCATTGGTAACCAATAGATTTGAAGATGTACTGATTGTTGAAGCCAATCTAACTAACGAGCTCAAAAACCAAGAAGTAAAACTTACCAAATCTGCAAGGTTCGAAGATGAAAATTATCTTCCAGAAAGTGGAGCAGAAGTTTTTATTACTGACGATGCAGGCAATAAATACAATTTCAGCGAAAATTCAGATAAATACGTTTCAGATATAGAGTTTCAAGCTGTTCCTAATACCAAATACCAATTACACATTAACACCAAAGACGGAAGATCTTTTGCTTCATCGCCAGAAATCCTTACCACTATAACACCTATCCAAAGTGTAGTAGCAGCGATTGAACAAAAAGATGATATTAATGGTGTTGGTATTCGTGTAAACAGTTTTGACCCTACAGCTACATCGACCTATTATAGATTTGAGTACGAGGAAACCTACAAGGTTGTTGCGCCAAAATGGTCGCCAACAAAACTTGTATGGAATGGCGGGCCAACCTTTGAACCAAATTCTGTAGACACTAAGGTTTGCTATGGTTCTAACAAAAGCATCGGATTTATGCTTTTAAATACAAATAAACTGAAAGAAGATCGTGTAGATTATCGAATTCGCTTTATTAGTGACCAAGATTATATTATTACGACCCGATACAGTATTTTAGTTAAGCAATATGTAGAAAGTCTGGCGACTTACAATTATTACAATACATTAAACAAAACAGCTGTCTCAGGAGGAACTATTACTTCTCCTACTCAGCCCGGTCTTTTGTTAGGTAATTTGAGATCAATTAATGGCGACAGTAAAATATCAGGATATTTTGATGTATGCTCCGTATCGACTGAGCGAATTTATTTTAACTATGCGGATTTATTTCCAGGTAAATTTCCTCCTCCTTATGCTGTAGATTGTACACAATTTTGTTATGAAAAAGAAGCTTATAACCCTGTTCCTTGTACACATTGCTGTCATTATTTAGATGATTTGCCTCGAGGAATAATAACTTATTATTCAGGAGATGGAATCAAATCTCTTGAAACATATTGGGTTGATGCTCCATGCGGAGACTGTACAAAAATTGCCTCTAACATAAAACCACCTTTTTTGGGTAGATTAATAAAGAATTATCTATTTTTTTGA
- a CDS encoding DUF4249 domain-containing protein: MKFQIIKNIIPLALLSTLFYGCSEAYPLVTNRFEEVIIVEASLTNELKKQEIKLTKSAKFEDEGYLSESGAEVFITDDAGNQYNFSDDSEKYVSDIEFQAVPNTKYQLHINTKDGRSFESSPEMLTTINPMQSVVAAIEQKDDINGVGIRVNSFDPTATSTYYRYEYEETYKVIAPNWLPIKLVWNNGPIFESNSPDTKTCYGSKKSVGFMLVNTNTLKEDRVNYLIRFINDQDYIITHRYSILVRQYVESLVAYNYYNTLNKTAVSGGTITSPTQPGLLLGNLRAINGDSKISGYFDVCSVSTERIYFNYKDLFPDKFPPPYVIDCTQYCIAESPFNPPPCTHSAPHYLDDLILGKISYFSGDGANTITTYWVDAPCGDCTKIASNIKPPFWVD; this comes from the coding sequence ATGAAATTTCAAATCATAAAAAATATAATCCCACTAGCTCTTCTCTCAACCCTTTTTTATGGTTGTTCAGAAGCATATCCGTTAGTGACAAATAGGTTTGAAGAAGTAATTATAGTAGAGGCCAGCCTAACTAACGAGCTAAAAAAACAGGAAATAAAATTGACCAAATCAGCAAAATTTGAAGATGAAGGCTACCTTTCTGAAAGTGGCGCAGAAGTTTTTATTACCGATGATGCTGGCAATCAATATAATTTTAGTGACGATTCAGAAAAATATGTTTCAGATATAGAATTTCAAGCTGTTCCAAATACTAAATATCAATTACACATTAACACCAAAGACGGAAGATCTTTTGAATCATCCCCAGAAATGCTTACGACCATTAACCCTATGCAAAGTGTGGTCGCAGCAATTGAACAAAAAGACGATATAAACGGCGTAGGTATTCGCGTAAACAGCTTTGATCCTACAGCCACATCAACTTATTACAGATATGAATATGAGGAAACATATAAAGTTATTGCCCCAAACTGGCTGCCTATTAAACTTGTATGGAATAATGGGCCTATATTTGAATCAAACTCGCCAGATACTAAGACTTGCTATGGTTCTAAAAAAAGCGTAGGATTTATGCTAGTAAATACAAATACGCTAAAAGAAGACCGCGTAAATTATTTAATTCGCTTTATTAATGACCAAGACTATATTATCACACACAGATACAGCATTCTAGTTAGACAATATGTAGAAAGTCTTGTCGCTTACAACTATTATAACACATTGAATAAAACGGCAGTTTCTGGAGGAACCATTACTTCTCCAACCCAGCCAGGTCTTTTATTGGGTAATTTAAGAGCTATTAATGGTGACAGTAAAATATCAGGATATTTTGATGTGTGCTCTGTTTCTACGGAACGAATTTATTTCAATTATAAGGATTTATTTCCAGATAAATTCCCACCTCCGTATGTTATTGATTGCACACAATATTGTATTGCAGAATCTCCTTTTAATCCTCCTCCTTGCACACACTCGGCCCCCCATTATTTAGACGATTTGATTCTCGGAAAAATAAGCTATTTTTCAGGAGACGGTGCTAATACTATTACAACTTATTGGGTTGATGCCCCTTGCGGAGATTGCACAAAAATTGCCTCTAACATAAAACCTCCTTTTTGGGTAGATTAA